The DNA sequence ATTTTAGGGAAGCATTATTATCCACATGGTGTTGAGTATGAGGATGAAAATTTCTCAAAAAGTCTTGTGGATAAGTGTAAAAACAAATTAAAGCAGTTTAAAGAAAAATTAGGACAAGAATAAATACTAACCAAAAAAAAGCCACTCGGCTTTTTTTTATTGTTCATTTTTAATGATTGTTACAATTCGATAAGAGTCTTGATAAGGTAATAATACATAGGAAATATCGAGTGGGATTGTTTCAATTTGACCAAATTTATCTTCTGTTTCTTCTATTTCATTGACATGTGCATAATACTCATTATGTTCATTTATTTTTACATCCAAAACAGTTTGTTCGACTAGAGTTAACCGCTTGTTGTTTTGCAGGTCCGAGACATACCTACGCACAAGATGATAAAATGTTGTGTTGGCAACCAAATACGGTTCCACATCATTAAACCTTCCACCATTTACTGCATCTACCAATTGTTCTTTATACTCTTTTATAAATAAACTGACATCTTCTACTTCTTGCTCAG is a window from the Bacillus alkalicellulosilyticus genome containing:
- a CDS encoding TcaA NTF2-like domain-containing protein → MKIKNWAIVFLLSTLVLTGCGDDIGELSDVSEQEVEDVSLFIKEYKEQLVDAVNGGRFNDVEPYLVANTTFYHLVRRYVSDLQNNKRLTLVEQTVLDVKINEHNEYYAHVNEIEETEDKFGQIETIPLDISYVLLPYQDSYRIVTIIKNEQ